A stretch of Pseudomonas sp. 7SR1 DNA encodes these proteins:
- a CDS encoding YhfG family protein has product MGTISLEAKKAYAARTRRSNYAASLRLEGFKVDFADGNLKMPTREEILKTFTKPRT; this is encoded by the coding sequence ATGGGCACTATCAGCCTTGAAGCCAAAAAGGCCTATGCAGCCAGAACCCGTAGATCCAACTATGCGGCCAGCCTGCGCCTGGAAGGCTTCAAAGTGGACTTCGCCGACGGCAACCTCAAGATGCCGACCCGCGAAGAAATCCTCAAGACCTTCACCAAGCCCAGAACCTGA
- the tal gene encoding transaldolase, which yields MTSKLEQLKQFTTVVADTGDFEAIARIKPVDATTNPSLLLKASAMHGYAELLNACVADCKGDVGLASDRFGVAVGQEILKVIPGRISTEVDARLSFDTDAMLKRAHRLVDLYEKAGVGRDRVLIKIASTWEGIRAAEQLEREGIQCNLTLLFSFAQAAACADAGVFLISPFVGRIYDWYKKANGNDYTGADDPGVQSVTRIYNYYKANDYKTVVMGASFRNINQIEQLAGCDRLTVSPELLEKLAADEGKLERKLAPGQAGEARLSLNEAQFRWLSNEDAMATEKLAEGIRQFARDQEKLEALLQAKL from the coding sequence ATGACTTCCAAGCTGGAACAACTCAAGCAATTCACTACCGTCGTGGCCGATACCGGCGATTTCGAAGCTATTGCCCGCATCAAACCCGTGGACGCCACCACCAACCCTTCCCTGTTGCTCAAGGCTTCGGCGATGCACGGTTATGCCGAGCTGCTGAACGCCTGCGTGGCGGACTGCAAGGGTGATGTCGGCCTGGCCAGCGACCGTTTTGGCGTGGCGGTCGGCCAGGAGATCCTGAAGGTGATTCCGGGGCGTATTTCCACTGAAGTGGATGCGCGCCTGTCGTTCGACACCGACGCCATGCTCAAGCGTGCCCATCGCCTGGTCGATCTTTATGAGAAGGCCGGCGTCGGCCGTGATCGCGTCCTGATCAAGATCGCATCGACCTGGGAAGGTATCCGCGCCGCCGAGCAGTTGGAGCGCGAAGGTATCCAGTGCAACCTGACCCTGCTGTTCTCCTTCGCCCAGGCCGCGGCCTGTGCCGACGCTGGGGTATTCCTGATTTCGCCGTTCGTAGGCCGTATCTACGATTGGTACAAGAAGGCCAATGGCAACGATTACACCGGCGCCGATGATCCAGGCGTGCAGTCCGTGACACGCATCTACAACTACTACAAGGCCAATGACTACAAGACCGTAGTCATGGGCGCCAGCTTCCGTAACATCAATCAGATCGAACAACTGGCCGGTTGCGACCGCTTGACCGTCAGCCCGGAACTGCTGGAGAAACTGGCCGCCGACGAAGGCAAGCTGGAACGCAAGCTGGCGCCTGGACAGGCCGGTGAAGCACGCCTGAGCCTCAACGAAGCGCAATTCCGCTGGCTATCCAACGAGGACGCCATGGCCACCGAGAAACTGGCCGAAGGTATCCGCCAGTTCGCCCGGGACCAGGAGAAACTCGAGGCGCTGCTGCAAGCCAAGCTCTAA
- the dusA gene encoding tRNA dihydrouridine(20/20a) synthase DusA, with protein MSLQTAPLSRRFSVAPMMDWTDAHCRFFLRILSKHALLYTEMVTTGALLNGDHERFLRHHEAEHPLALQLGGSVPVDLAACARMAEAHGYDEVNLNVGCPSDRVQNNMIGACLMGHPGLVADCVKAMRDGVSIPVTVKHRIGINGRDSYEQLCEFVGTVREAGCRSFTVHARIAILEGLSPKENRDIPPLRYDVAARLKADFPDLEIVLNGGIKTLEACHEHLQTFDGVMLGREAYHNPYLLAEVDQQLFGSMEPVITRAEALARLRPYIADHLAAGGAMHHITRHVLGLGTGFPGARRFRQLLSVDIHKAKDPLALLDQAAQLLEGR; from the coding sequence ATGTCCCTACAAACCGCTCCGCTCTCCCGTCGTTTTTCTGTTGCCCCCATGATGGACTGGACAGACGCCCACTGCCGCTTCTTCCTGCGCATCCTCTCGAAACACGCCTTGCTCTACACCGAGATGGTCACCACCGGGGCGTTGCTCAACGGCGATCATGAGCGTTTCCTGCGTCACCACGAAGCCGAGCATCCCCTGGCGCTGCAACTGGGTGGCAGTGTCCCGGTTGATCTGGCGGCCTGCGCGCGTATGGCCGAGGCCCATGGTTATGACGAGGTGAACCTCAACGTCGGCTGCCCCAGCGACCGGGTGCAGAACAATATGATCGGTGCGTGCCTGATGGGGCATCCGGGGCTGGTGGCCGATTGTGTGAAGGCGATGCGTGATGGGGTATCGATTCCGGTGACGGTCAAGCATCGCATCGGAATCAATGGGCGCGACAGCTACGAGCAGCTGTGCGAGTTCGTCGGGACGGTGCGCGAGGCGGGTTGCAGGAGTTTCACCGTACATGCGCGTATCGCGATTCTGGAGGGGCTATCCCCCAAGGAGAATCGCGACATTCCGCCCTTGCGCTATGACGTGGCGGCTCGGTTGAAGGCAGACTTTCCGGACCTGGAGATCGTGCTCAACGGCGGCATCAAGACGCTGGAGGCCTGCCATGAGCATCTGCAGACGTTCGACGGGGTGATGCTGGGGCGCGAGGCCTATCACAACCCTTATCTGCTGGCCGAGGTGGACCAACAGCTGTTCGGCAGCATGGAACCAGTCATCACCCGGGCCGAGGCCCTGGCGCGGTTGCGACCTTACATTGCCGATCATCTGGCCGCAGGCGGGGCGATGCATCACATCACTCGCCACGTACTGGGGCTGGGCACCGGGTTTCCGGGCGCGCGGCGGTTTCGGCAGTTGTTGTCGGTGGATATCCACAAGGCCAAGGATCCGCTGGCATTGCTGGATCAGGCCGCTCAGTTGCTGGAAGGGCGTTGA
- a CDS encoding phosphatase, giving the protein MPRAEALPLPAPSLTAVLFGLSGCLVDFGARVRQPGAKPAEHAHPTPGALESLHRLQLQEIPCAWLDELPPAVSHGLAASLPAWIKSPQLPATNNPWPAPHACWQALMALNVQQLDGCVLVSGEPRLLQSGLNAGLWTIGLASCGSLCGLAPAQWQALDQQQREIRRAKATVQLFGLGVHSVIDHLGELDACLADISLRRLKGEKP; this is encoded by the coding sequence ATGCCCCGCGCCGAAGCCCTGCCCCTTCCCGCTCCCAGTCTTACCGCCGTACTGTTTGGCCTGAGCGGGTGCCTGGTGGATTTCGGAGCGCGGGTTCGTCAACCGGGTGCGAAACCGGCCGAGCATGCCCACCCGACGCCCGGTGCGCTGGAAAGCCTCCACCGCCTGCAACTTCAAGAGATACCCTGCGCCTGGCTCGATGAACTGCCTCCCGCCGTCAGCCATGGCCTGGCGGCGTCCTTGCCGGCGTGGATCAAATCGCCGCAACTTCCTGCAACAAATAATCCGTGGCCAGCGCCCCATGCCTGCTGGCAAGCATTGATGGCCCTGAACGTCCAGCAACTGGACGGATGCGTCCTGGTGAGCGGCGAACCCCGGTTGTTGCAGTCCGGACTCAACGCCGGCCTATGGACCATCGGTCTCGCATCCTGCGGCTCGCTGTGCGGCCTGGCGCCGGCGCAATGGCAGGCCCTGGACCAACAGCAACGCGAAATCAGGCGGGCCAAGGCCACCGTGCAATTGTTCGGGCTGGGGGTGCATTCGGTGATCGATCATTTGGGCGAACTCGACGCCTGCCTGGCCGATATCAGCCTGCGTCGGCTCAAAGGCGAGAAGCCCTGA
- the rssB gene encoding two-component system response regulator RssB, with amino-acid sequence MPKTSATLLIIDDDEVVRASLAAYLEDSGFSVLQASNGQQGLQVFEQDKPDLVICDLRMPQMGGLELIRQVAEISAQTPVIVVSGAGVMNDAVEALRLGAADYLIKPLEDLAVLEHSVRRALDRSRLMVENQRYREKLETANRELEASLNLLQEDQNAGRQVQMNMLPVSPWSVDDFHFAHQIIPSLYLSGDFVDYFRVDERRVAFYLADVSGHGASSAFVTVLLKFMTTRLLFESKRNGTLPEFKPSEVLGHINRGLISCKLGKHVTMVGGVIDEETGLLTYSIGGHLPLPVLYTPDSVRYLEGRGLPVGLFNEATYEDHVLELPPVFSLTLMSDGILDLLSEPTLKEKEAALPERVSAAGGSLEGLRQVFGLATLGEMPDDIALLVLSRNL; translated from the coding sequence ATGCCAAAAACCAGTGCCACGCTGCTGATAATCGATGATGACGAAGTGGTGCGAGCCAGCCTCGCAGCCTACTTGGAAGACAGTGGTTTCAGCGTCCTGCAGGCCAGCAACGGCCAACAGGGTCTTCAGGTATTCGAGCAAGACAAGCCCGACCTGGTCATCTGCGACCTGCGCATGCCGCAGATGGGCGGACTCGAACTCATTCGCCAGGTCGCCGAGATCTCCGCGCAGACACCCGTCATCGTGGTCTCGGGCGCGGGTGTGATGAACGACGCGGTCGAGGCTTTGCGCCTGGGCGCGGCGGATTACCTGATCAAACCCCTGGAAGACCTGGCCGTGCTAGAACACTCGGTGCGCCGGGCCCTGGACCGTTCGCGGCTGATGGTGGAAAACCAGCGCTACCGCGAAAAACTGGAAACCGCCAACCGCGAGCTGGAAGCCAGCCTGAACCTGCTGCAGGAAGACCAGAACGCCGGGCGTCAGGTGCAGATGAACATGCTGCCGGTCAGCCCCTGGTCGGTCGACGACTTCCATTTTGCCCACCAGATCATCCCGTCGTTATACCTGTCGGGTGATTTCGTGGACTACTTTCGGGTCGATGAGCGGCGAGTAGCGTTTTACCTGGCAGATGTTTCCGGTCATGGCGCCTCGTCGGCGTTCGTGACGGTGCTGCTGAAATTCATGACCACGCGCCTGCTGTTCGAGTCCAAGCGCAATGGCACGTTGCCGGAGTTCAAGCCTTCGGAGGTCCTGGGGCATATCAACCGGGGCCTGATCAGTTGTAAGCTGGGTAAACATGTCACCATGGTCGGTGGAGTCATCGACGAGGAGACGGGCTTGTTGACCTATAGCATCGGCGGCCATCTGCCGTTGCCTGTGTTGTACACCCCGGACAGTGTTCGGTATCTGGAAGGGCGTGGTCTGCCGGTGGGCCTTTTCAACGAGGCGACCTACGAGGACCACGTACTGGAATTGCCACCCGTATTCAGCCTGACGCTGATGTCTGATGGCATTCTGGATCTTTTGTCGGAGCCTACACTCAAAGAGAAAGAAGCGGCCTTGCCTGAACGGGTGAGTGCTGCGGGCGGCAGCCTGGAAGGTCTGCGGCAAGTGTTTGGATTAGCTACGCTAGGGGAGATGCCGGATGATATCGCCCTGTTAGTGTTGAGCAGGAACCTTTGA
- the copI gene encoding copper-resistant cuproprotein CopI: MLMGKRLILAACAIVLSAPSWASPGHVDFGQPAPAAKASRSIEVVMGDMTFSPASLDIKAGETVRFVLINKGQLLHEFNLGDAAMHAEHQQQMLKMQQNGQLMPTAMKQGMDHGAMGHGQAGMRHDDPNSVLVEPGKTAELTWTFSKVTRLEFACNIPGHYQAGMKGDLTVRQ, translated from the coding sequence ATGTTAATGGGTAAACGCCTGATCCTGGCTGCTTGTGCAATCGTCCTCAGTGCGCCGTCATGGGCCTCGCCAGGCCATGTCGATTTTGGCCAGCCAGCGCCGGCGGCCAAGGCCAGTCGCAGTATCGAAGTGGTGATGGGGGACATGACCTTTTCGCCCGCGTCCCTCGATATCAAGGCCGGGGAGACCGTGCGTTTCGTATTGATCAATAAAGGCCAGTTACTCCACGAATTCAACCTGGGCGACGCGGCCATGCATGCCGAACACCAGCAGCAGATGCTCAAGATGCAACAGAACGGACAGTTGATGCCGACCGCGATGAAGCAGGGCATGGACCACGGCGCCATGGGCCACGGCCAGGCAGGCATGCGCCACGACGATCCCAACAGCGTGCTGGTGGAGCCGGGCAAGACAGCCGAACTGACCTGGACCTTCAGCAAGGTCACTCGCCTGGAGTTCGCTTGCAATATTCCCGGCCATTACCAGGCGGGAATGAAGGGTGACCTGACCGTCAGACAGTAA
- a CDS encoding putative DNA modification/repair radical SAM protein has translation MQLIAKLGILADAAKYDASCASSGAPKRSSRGRDGLGATDGMGICHSYTPDGRCVSLLKVLLTNFCLYDCQYCVNRRSSNVPRARFTPEEVVRLTLDFYRRNCISGLFLSSGIIRSADYTMEQLIRVARLLREEHQFRGYIHLKTIPDADPLLIEEAGRLADRLSVNIELSTEVSLRRLAPEKQLSTIRQAMGTIQEGQQAVAGEARAPRFAPAGQSTQVIVGADATDDHAILSNAESLYQGYGLRRVYYSAFSPIPDSPASVPLAAPPLLREHRLYQADFLMRGYGYKAGELLRQTGNLDLDIDPKLAWALANREVFPVDLNRAEPALLARIPGIGLRSVQRLVALRRERRVRYDDLVQLRCVLEKARPFIVTSDYRPPDAQVRSGLLRARLRDPQRPVQMGLWG, from the coding sequence ATGCAACTGATCGCCAAGCTCGGCATTCTTGCCGATGCCGCCAAGTACGACGCCTCCTGCGCCAGTAGCGGAGCCCCCAAGCGCAGTTCGCGAGGCCGCGATGGGCTAGGGGCCACGGACGGTATGGGGATCTGTCACAGCTACACGCCTGATGGGCGTTGCGTCTCGTTGCTCAAGGTGCTGCTGACCAATTTCTGCCTGTATGACTGCCAATACTGCGTCAACCGTCGTTCCAGCAATGTACCGCGGGCGCGCTTCACGCCGGAGGAGGTGGTGCGCCTGACGCTGGATTTCTATCGTCGCAACTGCATCAGTGGCCTGTTCCTGAGCTCCGGTATCATTCGTTCGGCCGACTACACCATGGAGCAGTTGATCCGGGTGGCGCGGCTGCTGCGCGAGGAGCATCAGTTTCGCGGGTATATCCATCTCAAGACCATTCCCGATGCCGATCCTCTGTTGATCGAAGAGGCCGGGCGGCTGGCCGACCGGCTGAGCGTGAACATCGAACTGTCCACCGAGGTGAGTCTCAGGCGCCTGGCGCCAGAGAAGCAGTTGTCGACGATCCGCCAGGCCATGGGCACCATCCAGGAGGGACAGCAAGCGGTGGCTGGCGAAGCGCGGGCGCCCCGGTTCGCTCCCGCCGGGCAGAGTACCCAAGTGATCGTCGGGGCCGATGCCACCGATGACCATGCCATCCTCAGCAATGCCGAGTCGCTCTATCAGGGGTATGGCCTGCGGCGGGTCTACTATTCGGCGTTCAGCCCGATTCCTGACAGCCCTGCCAGCGTACCCCTGGCGGCGCCTCCGCTGTTGCGCGAGCATCGTCTCTACCAGGCTGATTTCCTCATGCGCGGCTATGGCTACAAGGCCGGCGAGTTGTTGCGGCAGACCGGCAACCTGGACTTGGATATCGACCCCAAGCTGGCCTGGGCGTTGGCCAATCGTGAGGTCTTCCCGGTGGATCTCAACCGTGCCGAGCCGGCCCTGCTGGCGCGAATTCCCGGTATTGGCCTGCGTAGTGTGCAGCGTCTGGTTGCGCTGCGCAGGGAGCGTCGCGTTCGTTATGACGACCTGGTGCAGTTGCGTTGTGTACTGGAGAAGGCGCGACCGTTCATCGTCACCAGTGATTATCGGCCGCCCGATGCGCAGGTGCGCAGCGGCTTGTTGAGGGCTCGTCTGCGTGATCCCCAGCGACCCGTGCAGATGGGGTTGTGGGGATGA
- the rssC gene encoding anti-sigma factor antagonist RssC — protein sequence MSTGRIQFAEQDGTFVLKFVGEVRLTLCSALDATIERIFTALNFNAIVIDLTETRSIDSTTLGLLAKLSILSRQKVGLLPTVVTTHSDITRLLQSMGFDQVFNIVGDPVPCPECLDDLPDQDQSEEDVRIKVLEAHKILMGLNESNREAFHDLVNALERPGS from the coding sequence ATGAGTACCGGTAGAATCCAGTTCGCCGAGCAGGACGGCACATTTGTCCTGAAGTTTGTCGGTGAAGTGCGTCTGACCCTTTGTTCGGCGCTGGATGCGACTATTGAGCGGATCTTCACTGCATTGAATTTCAATGCCATCGTGATCGACCTGACTGAAACCCGCAGTATCGACAGCACCACCCTTGGCCTGCTGGCCAAGTTGTCGATCCTGTCGCGGCAAAAGGTCGGCCTGCTGCCGACCGTCGTCACCACCCACAGCGACATTACCCGCCTCTTGCAGTCGATGGGCTTCGACCAGGTGTTCAACATCGTCGGTGACCCGGTGCCGTGCCCCGAGTGCCTGGACGACCTGCCTGATCAGGACCAATCCGAAGAAGACGTGCGGATCAAGGTACTGGAAGCCCACAAGATCCTGATGGGGCTCAACGAGTCCAATCGTGAGGCGTTCCATGACCTGGTGAATGCGCTGGAACGACCTGGCTCTTGA
- a CDS encoding MlaA family lipoprotein: protein MRWSHRLAQLCLSASVLLVPFAAQAATEEDPWESINRPIFKFNDTVDTYALKPLAQGYQYVTPQFLEDGIHNMFRNIGDVGNLANDVLQGKPAAAGVDTARLLFNTTFGLLGFFDVGTRMGLQRNDEDFGQTLGYWGLDSGPYVMLPLLGPSTLRDAPARFVDSYTTPYPYIDNVSVRNSIFGLNIVDTRASLLSAEKMVTGDKYVFIRNAFLQNREFKVKDGQVVDDF, encoded by the coding sequence ATGCGCTGGAGCCATCGTCTAGCTCAGCTGTGTCTTTCTGCCAGTGTTCTGCTGGTACCGTTCGCCGCCCAGGCCGCCACGGAAGAAGATCCTTGGGAAAGCATCAACCGGCCGATCTTCAAATTCAACGATACCGTCGACACCTATGCGCTCAAACCGCTGGCGCAGGGTTATCAATATGTAACGCCACAATTCCTCGAAGACGGTATCCACAACATGTTCCGCAACATCGGCGACGTGGGCAACCTGGCCAACGATGTGCTGCAAGGCAAGCCGGCCGCCGCCGGGGTCGACACCGCCCGACTGCTCTTCAACACCACCTTCGGCCTGCTGGGCTTCTTCGACGTAGGCACCAGGATGGGCCTGCAGCGCAACGACGAGGATTTCGGCCAGACCCTGGGCTATTGGGGACTCGACAGTGGTCCCTATGTCATGCTGCCGTTGCTGGGCCCAAGCACCTTGCGCGATGCCCCGGCCAGGTTTGTCGACAGCTACACCACGCCGTATCCCTATATCGACAACGTCTCGGTGCGTAACTCGATCTTCGGCCTGAACATCGTCGACACCCGCGCCAGCCTGCTGTCGGCCGAGAAGATGGTGACCGGTGACAAGTACGTATTCATCCGCAATGCCTTCTTGCAGAACCGTGAGTTCAAGGTCAAGGACGGTCAGGTAGTGGACGATTTCTGA
- a CDS encoding heavy metal response regulator transcription factor — MKLLIVEDQTKTGQYLRQGLSEAGFNADLVADGITGQQLALSGEYALLILDVMLPGRDGWQILQAVRGAGLDTPVLFLTARDAVQDRVHGLELGADDYLVKPFAFSELLARVRSLLRRGGSSPQETSLQLADLRLDLIRRRVERSGRRIDLTAKEFALLEMLLRRQGEVLPKSLIASQVWDMNFDSDTNVIEVAIRRLRIKIDDEFPSKLIHTVRGMGYVLEERSL; from the coding sequence ATGAAATTGCTGATCGTCGAAGACCAAACGAAAACCGGCCAATACTTGCGCCAGGGCCTGAGCGAAGCCGGGTTCAATGCCGACCTGGTGGCCGATGGCATCACCGGCCAGCAACTGGCCCTGAGCGGTGAATACGCCCTGTTGATCCTTGACGTGATGCTGCCCGGACGCGATGGCTGGCAGATTCTGCAGGCCGTACGCGGCGCCGGGCTGGATACTCCGGTGCTGTTTCTCACCGCGCGGGACGCTGTCCAGGACCGGGTGCATGGCCTGGAACTGGGCGCCGACGACTATCTGGTCAAGCCCTTCGCGTTTTCCGAATTGCTGGCACGGGTCCGCAGCCTGTTGCGTCGCGGCGGTTCGTCGCCCCAGGAAACCAGCCTGCAACTGGCCGACTTGCGCCTGGATCTGATCCGTCGCCGCGTCGAACGCAGCGGTCGGCGCATCGACCTCACCGCCAAGGAATTCGCCCTGTTGGAGATGCTTTTGCGGCGCCAGGGCGAGGTGCTGCCCAAGTCCCTGATCGCCTCCCAGGTCTGGGACATGAACTTCGACAGTGACACCAACGTCATCGAAGTCGCGATCCGCCGCCTGCGGATCAAGATTGACGACGAATTTCCCAGCAAGCTCATCCACACGGTGCGCGGCATGGGCTATGTGCTCGAAGAGCGAAGCCTGTGA
- the queF gene encoding NADPH-dependent 7-cyano-7-deazaguanine reductase QueF (Catalyzes the NADPH-dependent reduction of 7-cyano-7-deazaguanine (preQ0) to 7-aminomethyl-7-deazaguanine (preQ1) in queuosine biosynthesis) — translation MHPAAEHSPLGKSSEYIATYTPSLLFPIPRTAKWAELGLTAETLPYKGVDFWNCFELSWLLPSGKPVVAIGEFAIAADSPNIIESKSFKLYLNSLNQTPFADTASLEATLRQDLSAAAGKPVAVRVRSLQEVESEGIVALPGTCIDDLDISVDSYAHPRPELLRCDASRIVEESLHSHLLKSNCPVTSQPDWGSVAVEYRGAALDHASLLAYIVSFRQHSDFHEQCVERIFLDLQRLLKPEKLTVYARYVRRGGLDINPYRSTEAMQLPNRRLVRQ, via the coding sequence ATGCATCCCGCAGCCGAACATTCGCCGCTGGGCAAATCCAGCGAATACATCGCCACGTACACGCCGTCACTGCTGTTCCCGATCCCGCGCACCGCGAAATGGGCGGAACTGGGCCTGACGGCCGAGACCCTGCCGTACAAGGGCGTGGATTTCTGGAACTGTTTCGAGTTGTCGTGGCTGCTGCCTTCCGGCAAGCCGGTGGTGGCTATCGGTGAGTTCGCGATTGCGGCGGATTCGCCGAATATCATCGAGTCCAAGTCCTTCAAGTTGTATCTCAACTCCTTGAACCAGACCCCGTTCGCCGATACCGCAAGCCTGGAGGCGACCTTGCGCCAGGACCTTTCGGCCGCGGCCGGCAAGCCGGTGGCGGTGCGGGTTCGCAGCCTCCAGGAGGTGGAAAGCGAAGGCATCGTGGCACTGCCCGGCACTTGCATCGACGACCTGGACATCAGCGTCGATTCCTACGCGCATCCGCGCCCGGAGTTGCTGCGTTGCGACGCGTCGCGCATCGTCGAGGAAAGCCTGCACAGTCATTTGCTTAAATCCAACTGCCCGGTCACCAGCCAGCCGGATTGGGGCAGCGTGGCGGTGGAATATCGCGGCGCGGCCCTGGATCACGCCAGCCTGCTGGCCTACATCGTCAGTTTCCGCCAGCATTCGGATTTTCACGAGCAGTGTGTGGAGCGGATCTTCCTCGACCTGCAGCGTTTGCTCAAGCCGGAGAAATTGACGGTGTATGCGCGTTATGTGCGCCGTGGTGGACTGGACATCAACCCGTATCGCAGCACCGAAGCGATGCAATTGCCGAATCGTCGTCTGGTCCGTCAATGA
- a CDS encoding DUF4404 family protein, whose amino-acid sequence MPGRDDLQKQLDQLRDQLEQNPPLSEPERENLHQLMTQIEAEIELENTLQDNSLVDGVNLAVERFEVEHPTIAGTLRNIVQALGSMGI is encoded by the coding sequence ATGCCTGGCCGCGACGATTTGCAAAAACAGCTCGACCAACTGCGCGATCAATTGGAACAGAACCCGCCGCTGTCCGAACCAGAACGCGAGAACCTGCACCAGTTGATGACTCAGATCGAGGCCGAAATCGAACTGGAAAACACTCTTCAGGACAACAGCCTGGTCGACGGCGTGAACCTGGCCGTGGAACGATTCGAAGTCGAACACCCTACCATCGCCGGGACCCTGCGCAATATCGTGCAAGCCTTGGGCAGCATGGGTATCTGA
- a CDS encoding putative adenosine monophosphate-protein transferase Fic → MLDKYGVGEDAYCYPGSTVLRNKLDIRDDATLSEAEQQLTAIAADSVEFNPPPYDLVYLQNIHRRLFSDLYEWAGELRTVGMAKQDTRFCQPQFMEKEAGKIFSHMAAAHWFEGLPRADLIIAVADAYSDINVVHPFREGNGRAQRILFEHLIMNAGFEISWWGIEKEEWIVANISAYNCVPGPMQQVFEKCIGPAIQA, encoded by the coding sequence ATGCTGGACAAATATGGCGTCGGTGAAGACGCCTACTGCTATCCCGGCTCCACTGTCCTTCGAAACAAACTCGACATTCGCGACGACGCCACCCTGAGCGAAGCCGAGCAGCAACTCACGGCCATCGCGGCGGACAGCGTCGAATTCAACCCTCCTCCCTACGACCTCGTTTACCTCCAGAACATCCATCGACGACTGTTCTCGGACTTGTATGAATGGGCCGGAGAATTGCGAACCGTCGGGATGGCCAAGCAAGATACGCGCTTCTGCCAACCACAGTTCATGGAAAAGGAAGCCGGCAAGATCTTCAGCCACATGGCCGCCGCCCACTGGTTCGAAGGCCTGCCCCGGGCAGACCTGATCATTGCCGTGGCCGACGCCTATTCCGATATCAACGTCGTACATCCTTTTCGCGAAGGCAACGGACGAGCCCAGCGCATCCTCTTCGAACACCTCATCATGAACGCCGGATTCGAGATCAGCTGGTGGGGGATCGAGAAGGAAGAATGGATCGTTGCGAACATCTCGGCCTACAACTGCGTGCCGGGCCCGATGCAGCAGGTATTCGAGAAGTGTATCGGGCCGGCCATCCAGGCCTGA